A single genomic interval of Antarcticibacterium arcticum harbors:
- a CDS encoding outer membrane beta-barrel protein, giving the protein MKLLLILLVGIFCSLTSYSQPRLTGDSYNRLGIQAGINYTRLQSDTFLFKYRPGLMAGLTTRANTVNKFLVIYGVNFYQFNTGIDAMVENSQTQTEFDFKATGVQINLFLGHKLIGEHLSLGAGPVVQINSKLIPEKGKDKYRLRDYNLVAEDLQDISRLNFNLAANVSFGFPSIKFWGQYQYGITNMLRNLDLVELQKKDSRITSLKGNLGMAVAGMVVYF; this is encoded by the coding sequence ATGAAATTATTATTAATTCTATTGGTGGGAATCTTTTGTTCCCTTACATCTTATTCCCAACCAAGATTAACCGGAGACAGTTATAACCGCCTTGGGATACAGGCGGGAATTAATTATACCCGGCTGCAAAGTGACACCTTTCTTTTTAAATACAGGCCCGGCCTTATGGCGGGATTGACTACAAGGGCTAACACAGTCAATAAATTCCTGGTGATTTACGGCGTGAATTTTTACCAGTTTAATACAGGGATTGATGCAATGGTAGAAAACAGTCAAACCCAGACTGAATTTGATTTTAAAGCTACAGGAGTGCAAATAAACCTTTTCTTGGGGCACAAGCTCATTGGAGAGCATTTGAGTCTTGGAGCGGGCCCTGTAGTGCAAATAAACAGTAAATTGATCCCGGAGAAAGGAAAGGACAAATACAGGTTAAGGGATTATAATCTGGTAGCTGAAGATCTTCAGGATATCTCCCGCCTCAATTTTAATCTTGCTGCAAATGTGTCCTTTGGATTTCCTTCAATAAAATTCTGGGGCCAGTACCAATACGGGATTACCAATATGCTTAGAAATCTTGATTTGGTGGAATTACAAAAAAAAGATTCCCGCATTACCAGCCTTAAAGGGAACCTTGGAATGGCGGTTGCGGGAATGGTAGTATATTTTTAA
- the gltX gene encoding glutamate--tRNA ligase — protein MSQKVRVRFAPSPTGPLHIGGVRTALYNYLFAKKHNGDFILRIEDTDQNRFVEGAEQYIIDSLNWCGIPFNEGPGKDAGYGPYRQSERAHLYEEYARELIDNGNAYYAFDTTEALDNQREEHEAQGKTFIYNWHNRQKLDNSLSLSKEEVDQKIEQNIPYVIRFKTPQAETLQLIDEIRGNMEIDTSILDDKVLFKSDGMPTYHLANIVDDHLMEITHVIRGEEWLPSMALHILLYRAFNWEAPKFAHLPLILKPQGKGKLSKRDGDKMGFPVFPLEWKDPKTGEISSGYREENYLPAAVVNMLSFLGWNPGTEQEFFKLEELIEAFDISRVHKSGAKFDPEKTRWFQQHYLQLEKDENLAAQFLEILEKKGISSDLDYTTGIVGLLKERAVFVDDFWELGSYFFQAPESFDDKAVKKVWKEDTAAIIEDLIKVITQTENYTAENIQENVKSWITAGELGFGKVMQPFRLSLVGAMQGPDVFEIAARIGKNETLRRLKYAIASL, from the coding sequence ATGTCACAGAAAGTACGGGTACGTTTTGCTCCCAGTCCTACCGGGCCCCTGCATATTGGAGGTGTAAGGACCGCCCTTTATAATTACTTGTTTGCCAAAAAACATAATGGCGATTTTATACTTCGAATTGAAGATACAGATCAAAACCGATTTGTGGAAGGCGCCGAACAATATATAATTGATTCTTTGAACTGGTGCGGTATTCCCTTTAATGAGGGACCTGGCAAGGACGCTGGCTATGGCCCATATCGCCAGAGTGAAAGAGCTCATCTTTATGAGGAATACGCAAGGGAATTAATTGATAATGGTAATGCTTATTATGCATTTGATACCACTGAGGCTCTGGACAATCAAAGGGAGGAACATGAAGCACAGGGAAAAACTTTTATTTATAACTGGCATAACCGCCAGAAACTGGATAATTCCCTATCCCTCTCTAAAGAAGAAGTAGATCAAAAAATAGAACAAAATATTCCTTATGTGATCCGTTTTAAAACTCCCCAGGCTGAAACCCTTCAGTTAATAGATGAGATTCGGGGAAATATGGAAATTGACACCAGCATTCTTGATGATAAGGTTTTGTTTAAAAGCGATGGGATGCCAACGTATCATCTTGCCAATATTGTAGATGATCACCTTATGGAGATCACCCACGTTATTCGCGGGGAAGAATGGTTGCCTTCTATGGCTTTGCACATTCTGTTGTATCGCGCATTTAACTGGGAAGCACCAAAATTTGCGCATCTCCCACTCATACTTAAACCGCAGGGTAAAGGAAAACTTAGTAAGCGGGATGGCGATAAAATGGGATTCCCGGTATTCCCACTGGAGTGGAAAGATCCTAAAACCGGCGAGATCTCATCTGGCTATCGCGAGGAAAATTATTTACCTGCGGCCGTGGTGAACATGTTAAGCTTTTTAGGCTGGAACCCGGGCACCGAACAGGAGTTCTTCAAGCTTGAAGAACTCATTGAGGCTTTCGACATATCACGGGTACATAAAAGCGGAGCAAAATTTGATCCTGAAAAGACCAGGTGGTTTCAGCAGCATTACCTGCAACTTGAAAAAGATGAAAACCTTGCAGCGCAATTCCTTGAAATACTGGAGAAAAAAGGAATTAGTTCAGATCTGGATTATACCACTGGTATCGTTGGTTTATTAAAGGAACGGGCTGTTTTTGTGGATGATTTTTGGGAACTGGGAAGTTATTTCTTTCAGGCACCGGAATCTTTTGATGACAAAGCAGTAAAAAAAGTATGGAAGGAAGATACGGCCGCGATAATTGAAGACCTTATAAAGGTGATCACTCAAACCGAAAATTATACTGCCGAAAATATCCAGGAGAATGTAAAGTCCTGGATCACCGCCGGTGAACTGGGCTTTGGAAAGGTAATGCAGCCCTTTCGTCTTTCTCTTGTGGGCGCCATGCAGGGACCTGATGTTTTTGAGATCGCAGCGAGAATAGGAAAAAATGAAACCCTTAGAAGGCTTAAGTATGCTATAGCAAGTCTTTAA
- a CDS encoding coiled-coil domain-containing protein: protein MPEGTKVTWNLKTKTTDRVVLATQDTAMDFTGTGDAFTFSKTLFSNTAYQVKTSNEQIKDHETLEYNIEVIKDQFPEIKVERKADTIREENLYFYGNVSDDHAVSALNLVYFEDGEEGNANKIGIPVNKEVFAEFYYTFPGDLNLERGKNYTFYFEVFDNDGIRGPKRSRTDNYSFQKKSEAEIKEEQLQKQGESIRNLSQSLDKMQMNETELEELSRLQKEKEQLNFNDRKKLNEFLERQKQQNQMMKNYSEKLKQSLEEETPQKSDSFKEELRERLERKEERLEENEALLEELQKYSDKINREELAKKLEELSKQNTTEQKTLEQLLELTKRYYVQEKTQKLASDLSRIAEEQEKISEKESGKEQQEQEGVNEKFEDFQEQMDDLEKENEGLKKPFDLGREKEEEKDIEQEQEKAGENLEQGKKEDAKKNQKSAAQKMKEMSKKMQAMQMMSQGEQLNANIESLRQILSNLLIFSFEQEELLLKFRTMRPNNPRYASELKKQQVLKEHFEHIDDSLFALAVSNPMITEKITSKLTDIEFDINKSLERLAQNEIPQGTSSQQYVMTGTNELALMLNEVLGNMQEMANPSPSPGGDGKGDQLQDIIISQEELMEKMKEGMQEGENGEPREEGKDGEQGREGKEQNEELSGRQFEIYKQQQLLKQQLQNKLKELGLDQNKSGLIRDMERVEKDILEKGFTHETLDRMNRITHRLLELENSTLEQEEEERRTSRTNLENFNNSAQDQILKAKEYFRSTEILNRQTLPLRQIYKAKVRDYFGTTQD from the coding sequence ATACCCGAGGGTACTAAAGTTACCTGGAATCTAAAGACGAAGACAACAGATAGGGTGGTGTTAGCCACTCAGGATACAGCAATGGATTTTACGGGAACTGGAGATGCTTTTACTTTTTCAAAAACATTGTTTTCCAATACTGCTTACCAGGTAAAAACCTCCAATGAACAAATAAAGGACCATGAAACTCTTGAGTACAATATCGAGGTAATTAAAGACCAGTTTCCCGAAATTAAAGTGGAGCGGAAAGCAGATACCATTAGGGAAGAAAATCTTTATTTCTACGGAAACGTAAGTGATGACCATGCAGTATCAGCTTTAAATCTGGTGTATTTTGAAGATGGTGAGGAAGGTAATGCCAATAAAATTGGCATACCTGTAAATAAGGAAGTATTTGCTGAATTCTATTATACCTTTCCAGGTGATCTAAACCTTGAAAGAGGAAAAAATTACACTTTTTATTTTGAAGTGTTTGATAATGATGGAATTAGGGGTCCAAAGCGTAGCCGTACTGATAATTATTCATTTCAGAAGAAAAGTGAAGCCGAAATAAAAGAAGAACAACTTCAAAAGCAGGGAGAATCTATCAGGAACCTTTCCCAATCCCTTGATAAAATGCAAATGAATGAAACAGAGCTGGAGGAACTCTCCCGCCTTCAGAAGGAGAAAGAGCAGTTAAATTTCAATGACCGCAAGAAGCTGAATGAATTCTTGGAGAGACAGAAACAGCAAAACCAGATGATGAAGAATTATTCTGAAAAATTAAAGCAAAGTTTGGAAGAAGAAACCCCTCAGAAATCAGATTCATTTAAAGAAGAACTCCGGGAAAGGTTGGAGAGAAAAGAAGAAAGACTTGAAGAGAATGAAGCCTTGCTGGAAGAACTTCAGAAATATTCAGATAAGATAAACCGGGAGGAGCTGGCCAAAAAACTTGAAGAACTTTCAAAACAAAACACCACAGAACAAAAAACCCTTGAACAGCTGCTGGAACTTACCAAACGCTATTATGTTCAGGAAAAGACACAAAAATTGGCTTCAGACCTTTCCAGGATAGCAGAGGAGCAGGAAAAAATTTCGGAAAAGGAAAGTGGAAAAGAACAGCAGGAACAGGAGGGTGTAAATGAAAAATTTGAAGATTTTCAGGAGCAAATGGACGATCTGGAAAAGGAAAATGAAGGTTTAAAAAAACCCTTTGACCTTGGGAGGGAAAAAGAGGAGGAAAAGGACATAGAGCAGGAGCAAGAAAAGGCGGGAGAAAATCTGGAACAAGGTAAAAAAGAGGACGCTAAAAAAAATCAGAAAAGTGCCGCCCAAAAAATGAAGGAGATGAGTAAGAAAATGCAAGCCATGCAAATGATGTCTCAAGGGGAGCAGTTAAATGCCAATATAGAAAGTTTAAGACAGATCTTATCTAACCTCCTGATCTTTTCATTTGAGCAGGAAGAATTGTTATTGAAGTTCAGGACAATGAGGCCTAATAATCCGCGCTATGCATCTGAACTTAAAAAGCAACAGGTATTAAAAGAACATTTTGAGCATATAGACGACAGTTTATTTGCACTGGCGGTAAGCAATCCTATGATCACCGAAAAGATCACATCCAAACTTACAGATATAGAATTTGATATAAACAAATCCCTTGAGCGCCTCGCGCAAAATGAGATCCCACAGGGAACATCAAGCCAGCAATATGTAATGACCGGTACAAATGAGTTGGCGTTAATGCTCAATGAAGTATTGGGGAATATGCAGGAAATGGCAAATCCCAGTCCTTCTCCCGGAGGTGATGGCAAGGGAGATCAATTGCAGGACATAATTATTTCGCAGGAAGAACTTATGGAGAAAATGAAAGAGGGAATGCAGGAGGGTGAAAATGGAGAGCCACGCGAAGAGGGAAAAGATGGCGAACAGGGCCGGGAAGGCAAGGAACAGAATGAAGAATTAAGCGGGCGCCAGTTCGAGATCTATAAACAACAACAACTCCTCAAACAGCAACTACAGAATAAATTAAAGGAACTTGGTCTGGATCAAAACAAGTCCGGATTAATTAGGGATATGGAGCGGGTGGAGAAAGATATTCTTGAAAAGGGTTTTACACATGAAACCCTGGACAGGATGAACAGGATTACGCATAGGTTGCTTGAGTTGGAGAATTCTACCCTTGAACAGGAAGAAGAGGAAAGGAGAACTTCCCGTACCAATCTTGAGAATTTTAATAACTCTGCTCAGGATCAAATTCTTAAAGCCAAAGAATATTTTAGATCCACTGAAATTTTAAATAGACAAACCTTACCTTTGCGGCAAATTTACAAAGCAAAAGTCAGGGATTATTTTGGAACCACACAGGATTAA
- the ybeY gene encoding rRNA maturation RNase YbeY — MEPHRINFYSENDFILEEQEKYGRWIEAVIASEAKKLEELSYIFCDDDYLLNLNEEFLKHDTYTDIITFDYSVGKILQGDIYISTERVKENSTEFNVSFNEELRRVIIHGVLHLCGYKDKTKEQSLLMRQKEEEKMQLFHVEQS, encoded by the coding sequence TTGGAACCACACAGGATTAATTTTTATTCAGAAAACGACTTCATTCTTGAAGAGCAGGAGAAATATGGAAGATGGATTGAAGCAGTTATTGCTTCAGAAGCCAAAAAACTTGAGGAGTTAAGTTATATCTTTTGTGATGATGACTACCTGCTTAACCTCAATGAGGAATTCCTGAAACACGACACTTATACCGATATTATAACTTTCGACTACTCTGTAGGTAAAATATTACAGGGGGATATTTATATTAGTACGGAAAGGGTAAAAGAAAATTCTACTGAATTTAATGTTAGTTTTAATGAAGAGCTGCGACGGGTAATAATTCATGGAGTGCTTCACCTTTGCGGATATAAGGATAAAACAAAGGAACAATCTTTGCTAATGAGGCAGAAGGAAGAGGAAAAAATGCAATTGTTCCACGTGGAACAATCTTAA
- the mnmG gene encoding tRNA uridine-5-carboxymethylaminomethyl(34) synthesis enzyme MnmG, giving the protein MFDFEYDVIVVGAGHAGSEAAAAAANMGSSTLLITMNLQNIAQMSCNPAMGGIAKGQIVREIDALGGYSGLVSDTSAIQFKMLNKSKGPAMWSPRVQSDRMMFAEHWRLRLEQTPNLDFYQEMVSGLFIEDGRVTGVKTSLGLKIKGKSVVLTNGTFLNGLIHIGDKNFGGGRSGEKAATGITEELVQLGFESGRMKTGTPPRVDGRSLDYSKMVEQPGDDIPSKFSYLDETKPLTKQRSCHMTYTSQEVHDILKEGFDRSPMFNGRIKSLGPRYCPSIEDKINRFADKDRHQLFVEPEGWNTVEVYVNGFSTSLPEDVQFKALRSVAGFEKVKFFRPGYAIEYDYFPPTQLQHTLETKLVSGLYFAGQINGTTGYEEAASQGLMAGINAALKVQERDPFILKRDEAYIGVLVDDLITKGTEEPYRMFTSRAEYRTLLRQDNADFRLTERSFEMGLASEKRMRKMEEKKEKSMKFVEFLKDTSVSPDESNKVLEAKDSALMKQSDKIFKIFSRPNITMEDVRSFTGVQEFIDENELNEEMLEQTEIQVKYSGYIDKEKNNADKLNRLEDVKIPGNFDYSGIKSMSFEAREKLNKIKPVTVSQASRISGVSPSDISVLLVYMGR; this is encoded by the coding sequence ATGTTTGATTTTGAATATGATGTTATAGTAGTTGGGGCTGGTCACGCCGGAAGCGAGGCTGCGGCAGCTGCGGCAAATATGGGTAGCTCTACGCTTTTAATTACAATGAATTTGCAAAATATTGCTCAAATGAGCTGTAATCCTGCCATGGGTGGGATTGCAAAGGGGCAAATTGTAAGGGAGATAGATGCGCTTGGCGGATACAGTGGGTTGGTAAGTGATACAAGTGCCATTCAATTCAAGATGCTTAATAAATCGAAGGGCCCTGCAATGTGGAGTCCAAGGGTGCAGAGTGATAGAATGATGTTTGCAGAACATTGGAGACTGCGACTGGAGCAAACTCCTAATCTGGATTTTTACCAGGAAATGGTTTCGGGTTTATTTATTGAAGACGGAAGAGTGACCGGTGTGAAAACTTCCCTTGGTTTAAAGATTAAAGGGAAATCTGTAGTGCTAACAAACGGAACCTTTTTAAACGGGCTTATTCATATAGGAGATAAGAATTTTGGTGGTGGAAGATCTGGTGAAAAAGCTGCCACGGGAATTACAGAAGAACTAGTTCAACTGGGATTTGAATCGGGCAGAATGAAAACAGGAACCCCGCCAAGGGTAGACGGCCGTTCGCTGGATTATTCCAAAATGGTGGAACAACCAGGAGATGATATTCCGTCAAAATTCTCCTATCTGGATGAAACCAAACCTTTGACGAAGCAACGCTCCTGCCATATGACTTATACCTCACAGGAGGTTCATGATATTCTAAAAGAAGGTTTTGACAGGTCTCCTATGTTCAATGGCCGCATTAAAAGTTTGGGGCCAAGATATTGCCCTTCTATTGAAGATAAGATCAATCGTTTTGCCGATAAGGATCGTCATCAGCTTTTTGTAGAGCCCGAAGGATGGAATACCGTCGAGGTTTATGTAAATGGGTTTTCAACTTCCCTGCCCGAAGATGTGCAGTTTAAAGCCTTGCGTTCTGTAGCAGGTTTTGAAAAAGTGAAATTCTTCAGGCCGGGTTATGCGATAGAATATGATTATTTTCCGCCAACACAATTGCAACATACCCTGGAAACAAAATTGGTTTCAGGATTGTATTTTGCCGGGCAGATAAATGGAACCACCGGTTATGAAGAGGCCGCTTCCCAGGGATTAATGGCGGGGATAAATGCCGCCCTTAAAGTTCAGGAAAGAGATCCATTTATTCTTAAACGCGATGAAGCTTATATAGGTGTTCTGGTAGATGACCTTATCACTAAAGGTACTGAAGAGCCATATAGAATGTTTACCTCAAGAGCAGAGTATCGCACCTTGCTTAGGCAGGATAATGCCGATTTCAGACTTACGGAAAGATCCTTTGAAATGGGACTTGCTTCTGAAAAACGAATGAGGAAGATGGAGGAGAAGAAGGAGAAGTCCATGAAATTTGTGGAATTTTTAAAGGACACGAGTGTTTCACCTGACGAATCCAATAAGGTTTTAGAAGCAAAAGATTCGGCCTTGATGAAACAAAGCGATAAGATATTTAAGATATTTTCTAGGCCTAATATTACGATGGAGGATGTAAGATCTTTTACGGGAGTTCAGGAATTTATTGACGAGAACGAGCTTAATGAAGAGATGCTGGAGCAAACCGAGATCCAGGTAAAATATTCCGGCTATATAGATAAGGAAAAAAATAATGCGGATAAACTTAACCGACTTGAAGACGTAAAGATCCCCGGAAATTTTGATTATTCTGGGATAAAATCAATGTCTTTTGAGGCAAGGGAAAAACTGAATAAGATTAAACCTGTTACCGTTTCTCAAGCATCAAGGATAAGCGGAGTTAGTCCAAGTGATATTTCGGTGTTATTGGTTTATATGGGGAGATAA
- a CDS encoding class I SAM-dependent methyltransferase, with the protein MKNSSLGLSTTPHLVCKDHTVTGKEFELLFDAEREMLVTFPTPDIGDLPSYYKSEKYISHTDSQKSFFDKVYQLVKSNMLQRKLKWIEKKVPAKGRLLDIGAGTGDFLLEAKKRGWKVKGVEPNESARNLAQEKGLNLYPNSENFRSNKFDVITLWHVLEHVPDLKAQIIELEHLLKKGGLLIIAVPNYKSYDAQYYKEFWAAYDVPRHLWHFSRNSFKHLISGTGFKQTDSKPLIFDSFYVSLLSEKYKSGKSNFIKPLIIGLKSNFKARSTAEYSSIAYFFRKIS; encoded by the coding sequence GTGAAAAATTCATCCCTGGGATTATCTACGACACCCCATCTCGTTTGTAAAGATCATACCGTAACCGGTAAAGAATTCGAACTTTTGTTTGATGCAGAAAGAGAAATGCTGGTAACATTTCCAACACCCGACATAGGAGATCTACCTTCATACTACAAAAGCGAGAAATACATTTCACATACAGATTCCCAGAAGTCATTTTTTGACAAAGTGTATCAGCTTGTAAAAAGCAATATGCTTCAAAGAAAACTAAAATGGATTGAAAAGAAGGTCCCTGCAAAAGGAAGGCTTTTGGATATTGGTGCAGGAACCGGAGATTTTTTACTGGAGGCCAAAAAAAGAGGTTGGAAAGTAAAGGGGGTAGAGCCAAACGAAAGTGCCCGTAACCTGGCACAGGAAAAAGGTTTAAATCTTTATCCCAATTCTGAAAATTTCAGGTCCAATAAATTTGATGTTATCACACTGTGGCATGTATTGGAACATGTGCCAGACCTTAAAGCTCAAATTATAGAGTTGGAACACCTTTTAAAAAAAGGGGGTTTGTTGATCATTGCCGTTCCAAATTATAAAAGTTACGATGCACAATATTATAAAGAATTTTGGGCGGCCTATGATGTGCCGAGACACCTATGGCATTTTTCCCGAAATAGCTTTAAGCATTTAATTTCCGGAACAGGTTTCAAACAAACAGATTCCAAACCACTTATTTTCGATTCCTTTTATGTGAGCCTGCTTTCTGAAAAATATAAGTCCGGCAAATCCAATTTTATAAAACCTCTCATTATTGGCCTTAAATCTAATTTTAAAGCCCGAAGCACTGCAGAGTATTCATCTATTGCTTACTTCTTCAGAAAAATAAGCTAA
- a CDS encoding OmpH family outer membrane protein, with protein sequence MKKLFLVVLIAAGLTSCNQEKTAYVDTTKLIQEYSEMKDVEAKFTTKSDRVKTELDSLARGFQQEVQEYQQNMGALSNTQRQETEERLMRKQQAIQQQQQQMGNQLRQESDVVIDSIVTKVKEYVREYGKDNGYTYIFGSNESANIMYAKDGLDITEEILEKLNSGYKKTE encoded by the coding sequence ATGAAAAAATTATTTTTGGTTGTATTGATTGCAGCCGGTCTTACAAGTTGTAATCAGGAAAAAACAGCCTATGTTGATACTACTAAACTTATCCAGGAGTACAGCGAGATGAAAGATGTGGAAGCAAAATTCACTACTAAGTCTGATAGGGTTAAAACTGAACTGGATTCTCTTGCAAGAGGATTTCAACAGGAAGTTCAGGAATACCAGCAAAATATGGGTGCTTTAAGCAATACTCAAAGACAGGAAACTGAGGAAAGATTGATGCGTAAGCAACAGGCAATACAGCAACAGCAACAGCAAATGGGCAACCAATTGCGCCAGGAAAGTGATGTTGTGATTGATTCTATCGTTACCAAGGTTAAGGAATATGTAAGAGAATACGGAAAAGATAACGGCTACACTTACATATTTGGATCCAATGAATCTGCGAACATCATGTATGCAAAAGACGGATTGGATATCACAGAAGAGATCCTTGAAAAGCTTAATTCAGGTTACAAGAAAACCGAATAA
- a CDS encoding DoxX family protein yields the protein MEYFNPFITEILILLFIIITFLQSGLDKITDWKGNTGWLQGHFSKTFLAGQVPLMLGVILILEVLTGILAIIGIAQLLMNGATTIALYSCVLAAITLLMLLFGQRVAKDYAGAFTITGYFVVVILGVYILS from the coding sequence ATGGAATACTTCAACCCCTTTATTACCGAAATACTTATCCTGCTATTTATAATAATCACCTTCCTGCAATCCGGGCTTGATAAGATCACAGATTGGAAAGGTAACACAGGTTGGTTACAGGGACATTTCTCTAAAACCTTTCTCGCGGGTCAAGTTCCTCTTATGCTGGGGGTAATTTTAATTCTGGAAGTTTTAACAGGTATCCTGGCAATAATAGGAATCGCTCAGCTTTTAATGAACGGGGCTACCACTATAGCTTTATATTCCTGTGTCCTGGCCGCAATTACTTTATTAATGCTGTTGTTTGGCCAGAGAGTAGCTAAAGATTATGCGGGAGCATTTACTATTACAGGCTACTTTGTAGTGGTTATTCTTGGAGTTTATATTTTGTCATAA
- a CDS encoding DNA polymerase III subunit yields the protein MLFSEVPGLSHIKNHLTTTANRGRIPHAQLFTGNHGSGILSMAIAYSQYILCNNTGQENENGNKACNSKFRNLSHPDLHFAFPVATNDKIKSHPVSNNFLDSWREFIAENSYGSLFDWYQKIGIENKQGQIGVDEAQEIVKALALKSYEGGYKIMIIWGADKMNIASANKLLKLIEEPPEKTLFILIAEDEEQIIQTIRSRCQILRFPPLPEAVIAECLVTKHQLLPADAKKLAIQANGSYANALHLLNHDPSDEQFEALFIKWVRSAFKARGNKASILDLISWSEVIAGMGRETQKSFLLYCLAFFRQAMLYNYNASNLIYMQVKDPSFKLEKFAPFIDGLNISGITSEIETAIYHIERNGNAKIILTDLSIKLTRLLHKKAA from the coding sequence ATGCTTTTTTCGGAAGTCCCGGGCTTATCCCACATTAAAAATCATTTAACCACCACTGCCAATAGGGGCCGTATACCCCATGCCCAGTTATTTACCGGGAATCATGGGAGCGGCATCCTTTCAATGGCTATTGCATATTCCCAATATATTTTATGCAATAATACCGGCCAGGAAAATGAAAATGGCAATAAAGCCTGTAATTCAAAATTCAGGAACCTTTCTCATCCAGACCTCCATTTTGCCTTTCCGGTAGCAACCAATGATAAAATAAAATCTCACCCGGTTTCCAATAATTTTTTGGATTCCTGGAGAGAGTTTATTGCAGAAAATTCCTACGGAAGTTTATTTGACTGGTATCAAAAAATTGGTATAGAGAACAAACAGGGTCAAATTGGTGTAGATGAGGCTCAGGAAATTGTAAAGGCTCTTGCATTGAAATCCTATGAAGGTGGTTACAAGATTATGATCATATGGGGCGCAGATAAAATGAACATAGCAAGTGCCAATAAGTTGCTGAAATTAATTGAAGAACCACCGGAAAAAACTTTATTTATTCTTATTGCTGAAGACGAGGAACAAATAATCCAAACTATACGTTCCCGCTGTCAAATTTTGCGGTTTCCCCCTCTCCCGGAGGCTGTAATTGCAGAGTGTTTGGTTACCAAACATCAACTTCTCCCGGCCGATGCCAAAAAACTTGCTATCCAGGCGAATGGGAGTTATGCCAATGCCCTGCACCTGTTAAATCATGATCCCAGCGATGAACAATTTGAAGCCCTTTTTATAAAATGGGTAAGAAGCGCATTTAAAGCTAGGGGAAATAAAGCATCTATTCTTGACCTCATTTCGTGGAGCGAAGTAATAGCGGGGATGGGCAGAGAGACACAAAAAAGCTTTTTATTGTATTGCCTTGCATTTTTCCGGCAAGCAATGCTATATAATTATAATGCCTCCAATTTGATCTATATGCAGGTTAAGGATCCCAGTTTCAAACTGGAAAAATTTGCCCCTTTCATAGACGGCTTAAATATATCGGGGATTACATCTGAGATCGAAACGGCAATTTACCACATTGAACGCAATGGAAATGCAAAGATCATTCTTACAGATCTATCTATAAAACTCACAAGGCTGCTTCATAAAAAAGCCGCATAA